From the genome of Treponema denticola:
GACTTTTCTTTATCTTGCCTTTCGGACATAGGTATATAATAACATTATATAGTCTTATTGTCAATTATTGACATTATAATTATTTATTGTTAGAATAATTTTATGAATTCTTTAATACTTTGTGAAAAACCATCGGTCGCAAAATCTTTTGCTTCAGCTTTATCGGTTCCGTGGAATAACGGCTTTTATGCAAACCATGAGTATATAATTACTAATTGTGTAGGGCATCTATTTGAACTTTTTATGCCCGAAGATTATAATGAGAATTTAAAAAAATGGACGCTTGAAACTCTTCCTATAATCCCCGATTCTTTTAAATATAAAAAAAATAACAACACCAAAGATCAGGCAAATCTTGTTTTAAAACTTTTAAAAGAAAATAAAACGGCTAAAATTATAATAGCAACTGATGCCGGTCGTGAAGGAGAACTTATAGCCCGTATTACTCTTTTACAGGCAGGATTTACCTCTATCGACAATATATATCGATTTTGGGAGTCTGCGGCATTAACTCCTGAAGTTATTACTCTCGGCTTAAAAAATGCAAAGCCTCTTAAAGATTATAATGTTTTAGGTAATCAAGGCTATGCAAGGCAACAAGCTGACTGGCTTATAGGTATCAATTTTTCAAGACTTATATCTGTTCTTTCAAATACTCTTCTTCCGGTAGGCCGGGTTCAGACTGCCGTTTTAAATGAGATTTATAAACGAGAACTTGAAATTAAAAATTTCATTCCTAAAGAGTTTTTTGAATATGTAGCAGAATTAGCCTCAAGTGAGGCTAATTTAAAAGCAAAAAAATATGTTATAGAAAATGAAAAGCTTTCTACTCATTTTTTTAAAAACGATATTGATTTATCAGGTTGTATCGGTAAAAAAGCACAAATTAAAAATATCGAAAGCAATCAAAAAAAGGAAAATCCGGAAAAACTTTTTAATCTTACGGCACTTCAAAAAGAAGCTTTTAAATGTTTTGGTATATCCCCCGACAAAACTTTAAACATTGCTCAAAAACTTTATGAAGAATATAAATGTTTATCATATCCTAGAACGCCAAGCCGTGTATTAAGCGAATCAAATGTTGATTTTGCAAAAGAAATTTACGAAAAACTAAAACAGGTAAGACTTGACTATACTAAAAATATTGATCTATCTTTATTTGAAAAATCTAACACACATGTATTCGATGATACAAAACTTGAAGACCATCACGCTTTAGTCCCCCTTACCGATATACCTCATTCAGCATCAGAAATAGAAAAAGGAGTCTTTGAGATTATTGTTAAACAGTTTTTTGCCGTTTTTTCAAAACCTTATATTTATGAAAGTAAGACGGTATACTTTAATATCGCAGGACATGATTTTATAGCACGAGGAAAAAAGATTATTCAGAAAGGTTGGAAAGAATTAGCCTCAAGTGAGGCTAATTTAGAAGAAGATGAAAACTCTTTTGAAAATGTAAATTTTGAAAATCTTATATGTAAAGATGTACAAAAAGTAAAAAAACTTACAAAACCTAAAGCTCCTTATAAATTTGACTCGTTACTTGCTTTTATGGAAAATCCTAAAAATGAAAGTGAAAATAAAAAACTTATAGGTCTTGGAACGGAAGCAACTAGGGGTGAAATAATTAAAAGTCTTATCGATAGGGATTATATCAAAGAAGTTAAAAAAAATCTTACAGTGCAATCAAAAGGTATTTTTTTGATAGAGCAGATAAATAAAAATACCGATCTTTTGCCTCTTATAGATATATCGCAGACTACTCAATGGGAAGAAAAGATGATGGATAATCCGGGTGTTTTCTTAAAGTCAATTAAAGATTTTGTATTTAATGTGTGTAAAAATAAAAAAAATATTGACTCCTTTAAAAAAGAAATGATAGGAAAATGTCCTTCTTGCGGTAAAGATATTTTAGAAGGTAAAAAAAATTATTATTGCTCAGGATATAAAGAGGGCTGTAAATTCATGCTTTGGAAAGATATTACAGGTGCAAAACTTTCAGTAAAAGATGTTAAAGCTTTACTTGTAGGAAAAAACACGGATATTAAAACTTGTAAAAATAAGGACGGTAAGTCTTTCAAATGTAGTTTCGCTTTAGATACAGAAAATAAAATTAAATTTATATTTGAGAAAAAGAGGGGTATATGATGAATTTATTATTCGGTATTTTAAATTTTTTTTTAGTTTTACTAATTGGCTTGTTTACAGCTTCTGCTGTTTTTCTTTCATTTGAAAAAAATAAGAAAAATAGTTAAAATTAGCCTCACTTGAGGCTAATTTATTTTAAATTATATAAATAAATATCTGTCTTTTCCCGATAAACTTTTTATGAAGAGAAATGAAAAATCTATTTTTGCAAAAGATTTAAATAATCGTCTTACAATTATCGGACAGTTCTTAACAAGGGAAATTACAGCAGAATATGCAGCCAAAAGACTCCAATTATCTGAATCGTACATTTATAATTTGGCACATAAGGCAAGAAAAGAAGGCGTAAATTCTTTGCTTACATTGAAAAAGAGGGGTAAACCGCCTAAAAAATTTAGTGATGAATTTAAAATTCAAATTGTGAAAATGTTTACAGAATACGAAGTTTTGTGTGAAAAAAGAAGAATTAAACCCTGTTCTTTTGTTATGTTTAGAAAAGCTATTAAAGAAGCATACGAAATATCAATATCATATAGCTCCGCTTATAATATTTTAAAACAAAACGGAAAGAAAACGCCTTATGCTCATCGTTCTAAAGAAAAGAAAAAAATGCATGAATATAGAGAAAGACGAAAACATGAAGGTGATCTGTGGCTTACCGATGGAAGCCCCTTTAACTGGCTAGGCGGTGATGAAGAACTGACCATTCATATTTTGCAAGATGACGCAACAGGAAAACTATTAGGACTTTTTATGACTAAAAATGAGTGTTTTTTTGGTTACTCGGAAGTCTTTAAACAGGGAATAAAAAGATATGGTTTACCTGAAGAACTTGCTTCTGATAGAGCAAGCGTATTTTTTAACAGCAAAAGACAAAAGGATAATTTAAGCATTGAAGATCAGCTATCAGGTATCACTGAAAAAAAGACTCAAATGGGAGAAATTTTAGAAAATCAATTAGGAATTAAAATGCTCCCTTGCTTTTCGCCTGAATCAAAAGGCCGGGTAGAAAGGGCTGGCGGAACTCTTCAAAGAAGGCTGCCTTTTCTTTTTATGCAAAACGGTATTAA
Proteins encoded in this window:
- a CDS encoding type IA DNA topoisomerase — its product is MNSLILCEKPSVAKSFASALSVPWNNGFYANHEYIITNCVGHLFELFMPEDYNENLKKWTLETLPIIPDSFKYKKNNNTKDQANLVLKLLKENKTAKIIIATDAGREGELIARITLLQAGFTSIDNIYRFWESAALTPEVITLGLKNAKPLKDYNVLGNQGYARQQADWLIGINFSRLISVLSNTLLPVGRVQTAVLNEIYKRELEIKNFIPKEFFEYVAELASSEANLKAKKYVIENEKLSTHFFKNDIDLSGCIGKKAQIKNIESNQKKENPEKLFNLTALQKEAFKCFGISPDKTLNIAQKLYEEYKCLSYPRTPSRVLSESNVDFAKEIYEKLKQVRLDYTKNIDLSLFEKSNTHVFDDTKLEDHHALVPLTDIPHSASEIEKGVFEIIVKQFFAVFSKPYIYESKTVYFNIAGHDFIARGKKIIQKGWKELASSEANLEEDENSFENVNFENLICKDVQKVKKLTKPKAPYKFDSLLAFMENPKNESENKKLIGLGTEATRGEIIKSLIDRDYIKEVKKNLTVQSKGIFLIEQINKNTDLLPLIDISQTTQWEEKMMDNPGVFLKSIKDFVFNVCKNKKNIDSFKKEMIGKCPSCGKDILEGKKNYYCSGYKEGCKFMLWKDITGAKLSVKDVKALLVGKNTDIKTCKNKDGKSFKCSFALDTENKIKFIFEKKRGI
- a CDS encoding ISNCY family transposase encodes the protein MKRNEKSIFAKDLNNRLTIIGQFLTREITAEYAAKRLQLSESYIYNLAHKARKEGVNSLLTLKKRGKPPKKFSDEFKIQIVKMFTEYEVLCEKRRIKPCSFVMFRKAIKEAYEISISYSSAYNILKQNGKKTPYAHRSKEKKKMHEYRERRKHEGDLWLTDGSPFNWLGGDEELTIHILQDDATGKLLGLFMTKNECFFGYSEVFKQGIKRYGLPEELASDRASVFFNSKRQKDNLSIEDQLSGITEKKTQMGEILENQLGIKMLPCFSPESKGRVERAGGTLQRRLPFLFMQNGINDIDSANKFLEKYVDEYNKEFAVEPKEEKKSYIPISKKDNLTELFSIKHHRKTDAAGVFSSHNYKFKVLGKYTDVRLRYVEIYLNAEWGMKVKINDKFYDVELEQLDKNKKALGKDRLSIPIVWKDLFNKYLFLDAKEESVYHLVG